GCACTCTAACAACAACGGCTCCTCCAACTACTGAAACCAGCACGACGTCCGATGGAGGTGATGGAAATAATACACCTAAGGATGGTGATGGAAACAATACTACACCTAAGGATGGCGATGGAAACAATACTACACCTAAGGATGGCGATGGAAACAATACTACACCTAAGGATGGCGATGGAAACAATACTACACCTAAGGATGGCGATGGAAACAATACTACACCTAAGGATGGCGATGGAAACAATACTACACCTAAGGATGGCGATGGAAACAATACTACACCTAAGGATGGCGATGGAAACAATACTACACCTAAGAATGGCGATGGAAACAATACTACATCTAAGGATGGCGATGGAAACAATACTACACCTAAGGATGGCGATGGAAACAATACTACACCTAAGAATGGTGATGGAAACAATACTACACCTAAGGATGGCGATGGAAACAATACTACACCTAAGAATGGCGATGGAAACAATACTACACCTAAGAATGGTGATGGAAACAATACTACACCTGAGAATGATGATGGAAGCAACACCACGCCCGATGGTGGTAATAGAAGCAACACCACTTCCGATGATGGTAATGGAAGCAACACTACGCCCAATAATGGTGTTGGAAACAATACTACACCTGAAAATGATGGAAGCAACACCACGCCCGATGGTGGTAATAGAAGCAACACCACTTCCGATGATGGTAATGGAAGCAACACTACGTCCAATAATGGTGTTGGAAACAATACTACACCTGAAAATGATGGAAGCAACACCACGCCCGATGGTGGTAATGGAGGCAATACCACGCCCGATGATGGTGATGGAAACAAGACTACACCTGAGAATGGTGATGGAAACAATACTACACCTGAAAATGATGATGGAAGCGACACCACGTCCGATGATGGTGATGGAAGCAACAACACACCCGAGGGTGGTGATGGAAGCAGCAACACTACATCCGATAATGATGATGAAAACAATACCACATCTGAGGATAGCGATAATAACAACACTATACCCGAAAATAATAATGGAGGTAATAGTGCATCTAATAATGATGATGGAAGCGGCAGTACACCTGATAGTGGTGTTgattaaaacgagcatcattGAATACAAAACTCTGATGATTACAacgataatttcttttaagcttctatatagatttaaaaatctaaacaAAAGACTGTTATACAagcgtttaaaatttaaagtctgataatataaaaatgatataccttatgtatatattaaatatataaaagcgaaattgtattatataaatcgaatatcacattatttaattatatgaatcTAAGAAACAATGTATGTGGcaacaaattaacaaatataaaaacataagcatgcaaaaatttataaatgtatgaaGTGCTGATTATTTAtccaacttacaattagcgtCATATGTTTCGATGATATATAGTCTcgtatttcttttactataattttacatttgtacGATGCCTCGATAAGGCATATCTTCCCGTGTAAACAAATCTCTTTGACTCCTCCTACGCATCTTCCCATTATCTTAGATTCCCGAAAGCGCAAGAGCGTCGCGACTAACGGAATGAGATTATCATCGCGACTTATGTATTTCAGGAATCATCGGCTGCGTgacatgaaatataatttattgggCTTGAGAATTCTAAGCACAGACCTTGCGCGGGTAACGCGTTTCCACGCGATGCTCCCTCGACGACGGTTTAGGGGTGCATCGCACGTAAGCCACCACTGTTACTTGATTCGCTTCATCTTCCACGGCCGGCTTAGAGAGGGATGGAGACTTTTATCTTACTtcttctccctttttttttgtcttacCCCGCCCCCGTTCCGGCCCGAGTTCGTGAAGCTCGTGAAAATTGTACTCCAATTTAGTAAGATCCGATTTGTATGGATGGTTGCGCCCGAGATATCAGACTGGGTATCGAGTGCAGAGCGCCGCAGAATTTTGATGGCGTCGATTGCGATAGGCATGTCCGTCGCATCCGTGCATGTTTAACGCGTTTTCAAAAGATTAATACGTCGCCGTTGCCTCGGGTGGCTCCACTCTTTAACCACGTAGCTAAGTGCACCTTGCGTGTATCATCATGCAAGCATCTTCCATGCAACGGGGACCTTTCGTGTCTCCGCGTATCACGAGGATCGGAATCATTATAATACATGAAACGAACTGCAGTCAATTTCAGGCATAATTTAAGAAGGAATAACTTATGCATTCGgtttaaagaaagatataatGAGGTTGAATGTTTCATCGAAATTATTTGTCATGTTAAATAGTTTGCTTTCAAATAACGAAATGTTAACAATGTTGaacaatttgattaaatttgctaGAAATTTTCTGTtcgatacaaaaaatataaagtaacttTGTCACAATCACGTTACTTTCCTTTGCGCTTCGTCGATATGTCGGATAGATAAAACGCTTGCAGCTAAGCAATGCGTCGCAATAAGCTTACGTTAGCAAATAGCGTAAATAGCTGTAAATCGCGGCGTAGATAATTGGCGCGTGTGGCGCCTCTGTAATTCGTCAACTAGCCATGCTACCGGAATTTCGACCGCTTAACCGTGCATCATAACGTAACGagtgtgagtgtgtgtgtgtctgaGACGGCTCAGAGAGTTTACCAACCAAGCCTCTCCCGACTGCGTGCATTACTCCGAATACGCACCTGATAATCGCCCTAAACTCCGACCGTATCGAAACAGGTGCGCTCACGTACGCATAGACACGGTCGCGCGAGCGTGCGTGACATCTCAACGTTACGCACATACAGGTTGCAGCGTTAGTAAGTACGTGCTCGTAGATAAGGGCGCGAATCTCCAGGCTTAATACCGCACTAATTAGAGGCGGCTCATAGTAACCAAATAAGATTACGCGATTAATTCGGGCTTAGGAATTTTCGATCCGCGCGTCGTGTTTTTTGATCCGCGTTGCtgataaaatagtattttctCGATAAACCGTGTCTGCCTCTATCCGAGAAAgcgggaaaaaaaataaataacaacaaACGAGGCTCAACAGCTCGTTGGAAATCTGGATTTATCGGCAGAATAAATAAGTTTCGCcgattgatattaaattcatCCACAAACAGTAAATTATAATCGCAGTCACATAAATTCGATGTAGTATTGTAATTACATCTTCgtttatatatcattaatatacCTGTCTTCTTGTTGAATTTACTACATAATGCGTTCGTTGTACGCATTGCAAGCGACTTTTCTCGCATTAAATATTCCCAGCGTGATATTCCTACCGATGCCGCGCGGCGGACATTATTTCCACAAACAATGTGCTTGAGATGTTCTGTATGTCAAACAGAAGGCGGTGTTGCGGCTTGATTCATCTTTTTCACACCCGACGCAGCGCGGTCTGTAATTCCTCTACGCGGCGGAAATATACTTATCTGATCAGATGATATCCAACCTAGACGTGAGTATCTGCATAAAGGAATTTGTACCCCTTCGTTTTTACATCTTTATCTTATATTCTGAGATAATGATGTCGTATCTCGACATTTTATCAGTACGAATGAGAGAACGAATTAATTGAATAGATGCCATCGACTCGTTTTTCTCTTACATATAAGTCTATCGAAAGATAAGGATTCTTATGACTGACGAAagcattgttaaaaattaccAAAAAGataagtgtataaaaatagaagcagagaaaagaataaaagtaataattccTTTTTTCGAATATGTTTCTTGGTGACATATTTACGGCGATATTCACGATCggaaatcattatttttaatcacggCTTTAACATGTAATTAAATACGCATTAGTATTCATATGTCACATTTGTCCCCGTTCTATGAATCGCTGTTTGCTATTAGTATTCATAGTCATTCAATCCTCATTCATTACTTGGAACGATCATTGATTTGTCAAATAAGATAAGGTTGTAATTTGAATGGAACTATTGTTTTTATGTCCATCGAATTAATCACACACACACCAACTCCAAAGTTTCATGTTATCTATTGCAATGCATCAATGTtacaaatgaataatacacttgattatatatttgaaaattatactgAAGTGTAATCGAGATAAAGAAAATCTTGATTA
This genomic window from Linepithema humile isolate Giens D197 chromosome 5, Lhum_UNIL_v1.0, whole genome shotgun sequence contains:
- the LOC105674055 gene encoding uncharacterized protein: MRAFVFMILCLSMAICTIAFPRHEHSSNSKIHNGQSLILGERKEGDYLVTNRTIYKPPISWIPMRATVGITAKNGDVLTYVKLISTDNNKLNYFVVYDGIGQKKFLAKVIGQTGKGMNLAVEGYAISTLTTTAPPTTETSTTSDGGDGNNTPKDGDGNNTTPKDGDGNNTTPKDGDGNNTTPKDGDGNNTTPKDGDGNNTTPKDGDGNNTTPKDGDGNNTTPKDGDGNNTTPKNGDGNNTTSKDGDGNNTTPKDGDGNNTTPKNGDGNNTTPKDGDGNNTTPKNGDGNNTTPKNGDGNNTTPENDDGSNTTPDGGNRSNTTSDDGNGSNTTPNNGVGNNTTPENDGSNTTPDGGNRSNTTSDDGNGSNTTSNNGVGNNTTPENDGSNTTPDGGNGGNTTPDDGDGNKTTPENGDGNNTTPENDDGSDTTSDDGDGSNNTPEGGDGSSNTTSDNDDENNTTSEDSDNNNTIPENNNGGNSASNNDDGSGSTPDSGVD